From Streptomyces sp. NBC_00370, a single genomic window includes:
- a CDS encoding TIGR03960 family B12-binding radical SAM protein, whose amino-acid sequence MPAESVFPQLEALLPHVQKPIQYVGGELNSTVKPWDSCDVRWALMYPDAYEVGLPNQGVMILYEVLNEREGVLAERTYSVWPDLEELMREHHVPQFTVDSHRPVGAFDVFGLSFSTELGYTNMLTALDLAGIPLNAADRTVDHPIVLAGGHAAFNPEPIAEFIDCAVIGDGEQAVLEITEIVRAWKAEGRPGGREGVLLRLAKTGGVYVPGFYDVEYLPDGRIGRVVPNRSGVPWRVSKHTVMDLDEWPYPKQPLVPLAETVHERMSVEIFRGCTRGCRFCQAGMITRPVRERSITGIGEMVEKGLKATGFEEVGLLSLSSADHSEIGDIAKGLADRYEEDKVGLSLPSTRVDAFNVDLANELTRNGRRSGLTFAPEGGSERLRKVINKMVSEEDLIRTVSTAYGNGWRQVKLYFMCGLPTETDEDVLQIGDMAVKVIAEGRQVSGQNDIRCTVSIGGFVPKPHTPFQWAPQLSAEETDARLKKLRDKIHADKKYGRSIGFRYHDGKPGIVEGLLSRGDRRTGAVIRAVYEDGGRFDGWREHFSYDRWMACAEKTLPHFGVDVAWYTTRERTYEEVLPWDHLDSGLDKDWLWEDWQDALDETEVDDCRWTPCFDCGVCPQLDTEIQIGPTGKKLLPLTVVK is encoded by the coding sequence ATGCCTGCCGAATCGGTCTTCCCCCAGCTTGAAGCCCTTCTCCCGCATGTGCAGAAGCCGATCCAATACGTCGGCGGCGAGCTCAACTCCACGGTCAAGCCGTGGGACTCCTGCGACGTCCGGTGGGCACTGATGTACCCGGACGCGTACGAGGTCGGGCTGCCCAACCAGGGCGTCATGATCCTCTACGAGGTGCTGAACGAGCGCGAGGGCGTGCTCGCCGAGCGCACGTACAGCGTGTGGCCCGACCTCGAAGAGCTGATGCGCGAGCATCACGTCCCGCAGTTCACCGTGGACTCGCACCGCCCCGTCGGCGCCTTCGACGTCTTCGGTCTCAGCTTCTCCACCGAGCTCGGCTACACGAACATGCTGACGGCCCTGGACCTGGCGGGCATCCCGCTCAACGCCGCCGACCGGACCGTGGACCACCCGATCGTGCTGGCCGGCGGGCACGCCGCCTTCAACCCCGAGCCGATCGCCGAGTTCATCGACTGCGCCGTGATCGGCGACGGCGAGCAGGCCGTCCTGGAGATCACCGAGATCGTCCGCGCCTGGAAGGCGGAGGGCCGCCCCGGTGGCCGCGAGGGCGTACTGCTGCGGCTGGCGAAGACCGGCGGGGTGTACGTGCCGGGCTTCTACGACGTCGAGTACCTGCCCGACGGGCGCATCGGCCGCGTTGTACCGAACAGGTCGGGCGTGCCGTGGCGGGTCTCCAAGCACACGGTCATGGACCTCGACGAGTGGCCGTACCCGAAGCAGCCGCTCGTGCCGCTCGCCGAGACCGTGCACGAGCGGATGTCGGTGGAGATCTTCCGCGGCTGCACCCGGGGCTGCCGCTTCTGCCAGGCCGGCATGATCACCCGCCCGGTGCGCGAGCGCAGCATCACCGGGATCGGCGAGATGGTCGAGAAGGGCCTGAAGGCCACCGGCTTCGAGGAGGTCGGCCTGCTGTCGCTCTCCTCCGCCGACCACAGCGAGATCGGCGACATCGCCAAGGGCCTCGCCGACCGGTACGAGGAGGACAAGGTCGGTCTCTCCCTGCCCTCGACCCGGGTCGACGCCTTCAACGTCGACCTGGCCAACGAGCTGACCAGGAACGGCCGCAGGTCGGGTCTGACCTTCGCCCCGGAGGGCGGCTCGGAGCGGCTGCGCAAGGTCATCAACAAGATGGTCTCGGAAGAGGACCTGATCCGTACGGTCTCCACGGCGTACGGCAACGGCTGGCGCCAGGTGAAGCTCTACTTCATGTGCGGGCTGCCCACCGAGACCGACGAGGACGTGCTGCAGATCGGCGACATGGCGGTCAAGGTCATCGCCGAGGGCCGGCAGGTCTCCGGGCAGAACGACATCCGCTGCACGGTCTCCATCGGCGGCTTCGTACCCAAGCCGCACACCCCGTTCCAGTGGGCGCCGCAGCTCTCGGCGGAGGAGACCGACGCCCGGCTGAAGAAGCTGCGCGACAAGATCCACGCCGACAAGAAGTACGGCCGCTCCATCGGCTTCCGCTACCACGACGGCAAGCCCGGCATCGTCGAGGGCCTGCTCTCCCGCGGCGACCGTCGCACCGGCGCCGTGATCCGCGCGGTCTACGAGGACGGCGGCCGTTTCGACGGCTGGCGTGAGCACTTCAGCTACGACCGCTGGATGGCCTGCGCCGAGAAGACGCTCCCGCACTTCGGCGTGGACGTCGCCTGGTACACCACCCGCGAGCGCACCTACGAAGAGGTGCTGCCCTGGGACCACCTGGACTCCGGCCTGGACAAGGACTGGCTCTGGGAGGACTGGCAGGACGCGCTGGACGAGACAGAGGTGGACGACTGCCGCTGGACCCCGTGCTTCGACTGCGGCGTCTGCCCGCAGCTGGACACCGAGATCCAGATCGGCCCGACGGGCAAGAAGCTGCTGCCCCTCACGGTCGTCAAGTAG
- a CDS encoding CYTH and CHAD domain-containing protein: protein MADTKREIERKYELPELPDAEGPAGLPDLTRARGVASVLAEGVVELDAVYYDTADQRLAAGRLTLRRREGGDDAGWHLKFPVATGIRDELRAPLGDTVPDELVALASSRSLGAPLVPVVRLRTARDVSQLYAADGERLAEVSVDTVRAERLAGAVAGHPATAAWTEVEVELAEGADPAVLDAVEKKLRKAGLRPAVAPSKLSRALQETAPAARAATGPSGTAGDHVLAYLRAQIEAIVTQDPAVRRDLPDSVHQLRVATRRLRSAFRSYRKVLDRSVTDPIGTELRWLAGELGVDRDNEVLTQRLSAHIDDVPRTLLLGPVESRLRIWSVARRSGSRERTLAVLDSERYRTLLTALDALLTEPPLRKGAERTPGTVLPRALLKDYARLARRTEHALSLAPGEERDVALHSARKAAKRARYAAEAATPALGKPADRFRKRVKDVQSTLGDHQDSVVARETLREIGIAAHAAGETAFTWGLLYGEEEARSAALERELTVVWAESSRRKWRSALTG, encoded by the coding sequence ATGGCGGACACCAAGCGCGAGATCGAACGGAAGTACGAACTCCCCGAGCTGCCGGACGCCGAAGGACCTGCCGGGCTCCCGGACCTGACCCGGGCCCGCGGCGTCGCGTCCGTCCTCGCCGAGGGGGTCGTCGAACTCGACGCCGTCTACTACGACACCGCCGACCAGCGCCTCGCGGCCGGCCGGCTCACGCTGCGCCGTAGAGAGGGCGGCGACGACGCGGGCTGGCATCTCAAGTTCCCCGTCGCGACCGGGATACGCGACGAGCTGCGGGCACCGCTGGGCGACACCGTCCCCGACGAACTGGTGGCGCTCGCGAGCTCCCGTAGCCTCGGCGCCCCGCTCGTCCCCGTCGTCAGGCTGCGGACCGCCCGGGACGTCAGCCAGCTGTACGCGGCCGACGGTGAACGGCTGGCCGAGGTGAGCGTCGACACCGTACGCGCCGAGCGCCTCGCCGGAGCCGTGGCAGGACACCCGGCCACCGCCGCCTGGACCGAGGTCGAGGTCGAACTGGCCGAAGGCGCCGACCCGGCCGTCCTCGACGCCGTCGAGAAGAAGCTCCGCAAGGCGGGCCTGCGCCCGGCGGTGGCGCCGTCCAAACTCAGCAGGGCGCTCCAGGAGACCGCGCCGGCGGCACGCGCCGCCACGGGGCCGTCCGGGACCGCGGGCGATCACGTCCTCGCGTATCTGCGTGCCCAGATCGAGGCGATCGTCACCCAGGACCCCGCCGTCCGCCGCGACCTGCCCGACTCCGTCCACCAGCTGCGGGTCGCCACCCGCAGGCTGCGCTCCGCCTTCCGCAGCTACCGGAAGGTGCTCGACCGGTCGGTCACCGACCCGATCGGCACGGAGCTGCGCTGGCTCGCCGGCGAGCTGGGCGTCGACCGGGACAACGAGGTGCTGACCCAGCGGCTCTCCGCCCACATCGACGACGTACCGAGGACCCTGCTGCTCGGCCCGGTGGAGAGCAGGCTGCGGATCTGGAGCGTCGCCCGGCGCTCCGGCTCCCGCGAGCGCACCCTCGCCGTACTCGACAGCGAGCGCTACCGCACGCTGCTGACCGCCCTGGACGCGCTGCTCACCGAACCCCCGCTGCGCAAGGGCGCCGAGCGGACCCCCGGCACGGTGCTGCCGCGGGCGCTGCTGAAGGACTACGCCCGGCTGGCCCGCCGTACCGAGCACGCGCTGTCCCTCGCCCCGGGCGAGGAGCGCGACGTGGCGCTGCACAGCGCCCGCAAGGCGGCCAAGCGCGCCCGGTACGCGGCCGAGGCGGCGACCCCGGCCCTCGGCAAGCCGGCCGACCGGTTCCGCAAGCGCGTGAAGGACGTGCAGAGCACGCTCGGCGACCACCAGGACAGCGTCGTCGCACGTGAGACGCTGCGCGAGATCGGCATAGCGGCGCACGCCGCCGGTGAGACCGCCTTCACGTGGGGCCTCCTGTACGGCGAGGAGGAGGCGCGCTCGGCCGCGCTGGAGCGTGAACTGACCGTGGTCTGGGCCGAGTCGTCCCGCAGGAAATGGCGGTCGGCGCTGACGGGCTGA